From the genome of Triticum aestivum cultivar Chinese Spring chromosome 3B, IWGSC CS RefSeq v2.1, whole genome shotgun sequence, one region includes:
- the LOC123069353 gene encoding eukaryotic translation initiation factor 3 subunit L has product MASAYDREDGLAPPQPHGGGPADAYDPNYVPDSVKTFVVHLYRHIRDKNVYEIHQMYEGGFQRLSDRLFRDTPWPSAEAVAPYCDGDHVFLLLYRELWYRHAYARLSPLTASHRSESWNNYCDLFSVVLHGVVNMQLPNQWLWDMVDEFVYQFQSFCQYRAKLKNKTEDELQQLKQFDKAWNVYGVLNYLQALVEKSMIAQILEREKEGLESFTATDGYDYQGGSNVLKVLGYYSMIGLLRIHCLLGDYHTGLKCLAPINLNQQGVYTIVIGSHISTIYHYGFANLMMRRYVDATKEFNKILLYIIKYKQYHQKSPQYDQILKKNEQMYALLAICLSLCPQNKLIDENVSAQLKEKYNDKMTKMQRFDDEAYAAYDELFSYACPKFITPSPPVLDQPLTNYNQDAYRLQLKLFLYEVKQQQLLSGIRSYLKLYSAITITKLAQYMEMDEATLRSILMTYKHKMHAVDSNGKIVSSADFDFYINEDVIHVVESKSTKRHGDYFLRQILKFEETIAELDKVQLD; this is encoded by the exons ATGGCGTCCGCCTACGACCGGGAGGACGGCCTCGCGCCGCCGCAGCCGCACGGCGGCGGCCCCGCCGACGCCTACGATCCCAACTACGTCCCGGACTCGGTGAAGACCTTCGTGGTGCACCTGTACCGCCACATCCGCGACAAGAACGTCTACGAGATCCACCAGATGTACGAGGGCGGCTTCCAGCGCCTCTCCGACCGCCTCTTCCGCGACACGCCCTGGCCGTCGGCCGAGGCCGTGGCGCCCTACTGCGACGGCGACcacgtcttcctcctcctctaccGCGAGCTCTGGTACCGCCACGCCTACGCGCGCCTCTCCCCCCTCACCGCCAGCCACCGCTCCGAGTCCTGGAACAACTACTGCGACCTCTTCAGCGTCGTCCTCCACGGCGTCGTCAACATGCAGCTGCCTAACCAGTGGCTGTGGGACATGGTGGACGAGTTCGTCTACCAGTTCCAGAGCTTCTGCCAGTACCGCgccaagctcaagaacaagacggAAGACGAGCTCCAGCAGCTAAAGCAGTTTGACAAG GCATGGAATGTCTATGGGGTTCTCAATTACCTGCAAGCACTCGTTGAGAAGTCCATGATCGCACAGATTCTGGAGAGGGAGAAAGAGGGGCTGGAGTCGTTTACCGCCACCGACGGGTATGACTACCAGGGTGGGAGCAATGTGCTCAAGGTCCTGGGTTACTACAGCATGATTGGGCTTCTCAGGATACACTGCCTTCTTGGTGATTACCACACTGGCCTCAAGTGCTTGGCACCGATCAACCTTAACCAGCAGGGGGTCTACACCATTGTGATTGGGAGTCACATCTCGACAATCTATCATTATGGATTTGCAAACCTTATGATGCGCAG GTATGTCGATGCTACCAAGGAATTCAACAAAATTCTGCTTTACATTATAAAGTATAAGCAGTACCATCAGAAATCCCCTCAGTATGACCAGATTCTGAAGAAAAATGAGCAGATGTATGCGCTGCTGGCAATTTGCCTATCTCTGTGTCCGCAGAACAAACTCATAGATGAAAATGTTAGCGCCCAGCTGAAAGAAAAGTACAATGACAAAATGACAAAGATGCAGAGGTTTGATGATGAAGCATATGCTGCCTACGATGAGCTATTTTCGTATGCCTGCCCCAAGTTTATTACGCCATCACCTCCAGTTCTGGACCAGCCACTTACAAATTATAACCAG GACGCCTATCGGCTTCAATTGAAGCTGTTCCTGTATGAAGTGAAGCAGCAACAGCTGCTTTCTGGGATCCGGAGCTATCTAAAGTTATACTCAGCAATAACTATCACCAAACTTGCCCAGTATATGGAAATGGATGAGGCAACACTTAG GTCTATCCTTATGACGTACAAGCACAAAATGCATGCAGTTGACAGTAATGGGAAAATTGTATCCAGTGCAGACTTTGATTTCTACATTAATGAG GATGTTATTCATGTCGTGGAGTCCAAGTCGACCAAGCGCCATGGTGACTACTTTTTGAGACAGATTTTAAAG TTTGAAGAAACCATTGCTGAATTGGACAAGGTACAGCTTGACTGA